In one window of Pseudobdellovibrionaceae bacterium DNA:
- a CDS encoding S8 family serine peptidase, translated as MTRKLFIVAALWLFSTQTFGGEYIIKNKTNSQLNFSAYQSLTVTDSYPEARLTRVKISSKEATPHIIANLLKNPNVEYVVENFQLQAFRAPVSPAKLKEQWAITKINAEKAWRLAGNKGNRQITVAVIDTGVDYNHESLSNNAVDGYDFRNNDADPMDETSGQNPGHGTHCAGIIGANGVVDGGIIGISPTVSIMPLRFLGADGSGDLMAGIRAIDFAIEKKAQVISASWGAAVPASQAQPLIEAVQRASDAGVIFVAAAANDGKNNDRVSMYPANAQFANTIAVAASGPSDERPNWSNYGRANVSIAAPGLNIMSTLPSNRYGNLSGTSMATPLVSGLVALLLAQDPSLTGADVRALMQQTGAKVSIETACDCRIDAGQAMETLTTGKPFMVPTAQTFAPNATTDFHVKNGDGFTFSSSNPEIADISESGAFTAKKDGDVTITATNSAGQKLQSIGIRVATASSGGGDDGGGLPGLPTDCPIDDPQMCEILCGIMPEAPFCQK; from the coding sequence ATGACACGGAAGTTATTTATTGTTGCCGCTCTTTGGCTGTTTTCCACACAGACCTTCGGCGGTGAATATATCATAAAAAACAAAACCAATAGCCAACTTAACTTTTCAGCCTATCAAAGCCTTACAGTGACTGATAGCTATCCCGAAGCCCGCTTAACTCGGGTGAAGATTTCTTCAAAAGAGGCGACCCCCCACATTATCGCCAATCTTTTAAAAAACCCCAATGTCGAATATGTGGTTGAAAATTTTCAACTGCAAGCTTTTCGGGCCCCGGTATCACCCGCCAAGCTTAAAGAACAGTGGGCGATCACTAAAATCAATGCTGAGAAAGCTTGGCGCTTGGCCGGCAACAAAGGCAATCGTCAAATCACGGTGGCAGTCATTGATACGGGTGTTGACTACAACCATGAGTCTCTCAGTAACAATGCCGTAGATGGTTACGATTTTCGTAATAATGATGCTGATCCTATGGACGAAACTAGCGGTCAAAACCCCGGACACGGCACTCACTGTGCGGGCATCATCGGCGCCAACGGAGTGGTTGATGGCGGAATCATCGGCATAAGCCCAACGGTATCAATTATGCCTCTTCGGTTTTTAGGTGCTGATGGCAGCGGTGATCTTATGGCAGGAATTCGTGCCATTGACTTCGCTATCGAAAAGAAAGCCCAAGTGATTTCTGCAAGCTGGGGCGCTGCTGTACCGGCCTCTCAAGCCCAACCACTCATCGAGGCTGTTCAACGGGCTAGCGATGCTGGCGTTATTTTTGTGGCTGCTGCGGCCAACGATGGTAAAAACAATGACCGCGTCAGTATGTATCCTGCAAATGCGCAGTTTGCTAATACAATTGCTGTGGCCGCCAGTGGCCCAAGCGATGAAAGACCCAACTGGTCTAACTATGGTCGCGCCAATGTGTCCATTGCAGCTCCAGGCTTAAACATCATGAGCACGCTGCCTAGCAATCGCTATGGAAACTTGTCGGGCACCTCAATGGCGACACCCTTGGTTTCAGGCTTAGTGGCACTTCTGCTTGCTCAAGATCCCAGCCTCACGGGTGCTGATGTCCGCGCCCTGATGCAACAAACGGGCGCTAAGGTCAGCATTGAAACGGCATGCGATTGCCGTATCGACGCCGGCCAAGCTATGGAAACTTTGACCACAGGTAAACCATTTATGGTACCCACGGCGCAGACTTTCGCTCCTAATGCCACAACGGATTTTCACGTGAAAAATGGGGATGGCTTTACTTTCTCTAGCTCGAACCCAGAGATTGCAGATATCAGCGAGAGCGGAGCTTTCACTGCGAAAAAAGACGGCGACGTCACAATCACGGCCACCAACAGTGCTGGACAAAAACTTCAGTCGATCGGTATTCGTGTAGCCACGGCTTCTTCGGGCGGCGGTGACGACGGTGGCGGACTGCCAGGACTTCCTACTGATTGCCCCATTGATGATCCACAGATGTGTGAAATTCTTTGCGGAATTATGCCGGAAGCACCTTTCTGCCAAAAATAA
- the recA gene encoding recombinase RecA, which translates to MAASTNTQSASEKGKALELAVAAIEKQFGKGSIMKLGGGESLYDNVPVISTGALSLDLALGIGGLPKGRIVEIYGPESSGKTTLALSTIAQAQKKGGTVAFVDAEHALDVSYARKLGVNIEDMLVSQPDTGEQALEIVETLVRSGAIDVLVVDSVAALTPRAEIEGDMGDSHMGLQARLMSQALRKLTGAINRSNCLVIFINQIRMKIGVMFGNPETTTGGNALKFYSSVRLDVRRIGAIKRGEDIIGNRTAVKVVKNKMAPPFAKVEFDLMYGEGISLEGDVLDLAVKDDLIEKSGAWYSKDGERIGQGRDNAKQFLKEHPEMTEELRTKIFETRGVGSKKAEPVRVEADSEEAKEALEKIATKKTKKH; encoded by the coding sequence ATGGCCGCATCAACTAATACGCAATCAGCAAGTGAAAAAGGAAAAGCCTTAGAGTTGGCTGTCGCTGCTATTGAAAAGCAGTTTGGCAAAGGCTCAATCATGAAGCTCGGAGGTGGCGAAAGCCTCTATGATAATGTACCAGTCATCAGTACCGGTGCATTGAGTTTAGATTTGGCCTTGGGGATAGGTGGTCTTCCCAAGGGGCGAATTGTGGAAATTTATGGACCGGAGAGTTCAGGAAAAACCACATTGGCGTTATCCACAATTGCACAGGCTCAAAAAAAAGGTGGCACAGTGGCGTTCGTAGACGCTGAACATGCCCTGGATGTGAGCTACGCACGCAAATTAGGTGTAAACATTGAAGACATGTTGGTCTCTCAGCCGGACACGGGTGAGCAGGCCTTAGAAATTGTTGAAACTCTTGTTCGCTCAGGGGCCATTGATGTGTTGGTGGTAGACTCTGTGGCCGCATTGACGCCAAGAGCAGAAATTGAAGGTGATATGGGCGATAGCCATATGGGATTACAAGCTCGCTTGATGTCTCAAGCCTTGCGTAAACTCACAGGTGCCATTAATCGCAGCAACTGCTTAGTGATCTTTATTAACCAGATTCGTATGAAGATCGGCGTGATGTTTGGTAACCCTGAAACAACAACTGGCGGAAATGCACTTAAATTCTATTCCAGTGTTCGTCTTGATGTGCGACGAATTGGCGCTATTAAAAGGGGAGAAGATATCATCGGCAACCGCACGGCAGTGAAAGTGGTTAAAAACAAAATGGCACCTCCCTTTGCTAAGGTTGAATTTGATCTTATGTATGGAGAGGGTATTTCGTTAGAGGGTGATGTTCTCGATCTTGCAGTGAAAGATGATCTGATTGAAAAGTCAGGTGCTTGGTACAGCAAAGATGGCGAGCGTATAGGTCAAGGGCGTGACAACGCTAAGCAATTTTTGAAAGAGCATCCAGAGATGACTGAAGAGCTACGAACTAAAATTTTTGAAACTCGAGGAGTTGGTTCGAAAAAGGCAGAGCCCGTTCGAGTTGAGGCTGATAGTGAAGAAGCAAAAGAGGCCCTTGAGAAGATAGCAACGAAAAAAACAAAAAAGCATTAA
- a CDS encoding CinA family protein encodes MSNDISPLVLKIAAALEKRHQSLALAESCTGGLVSTVITRQAGVSSFFKGSVISYANSAKAELLGVPEHLLNVIGAVSEPVAKYMARGVRKQFGSDWAVSITGIAGPGGGQPDKPVGTVCFAVVGPGIEVFCRQQFENNGREFIQKASAEFALEYLWTQIHQV; translated from the coding sequence ATGAGCAACGATATTTCTCCTTTGGTTTTAAAAATTGCCGCGGCGCTAGAGAAACGCCATCAATCCCTGGCTCTGGCTGAGAGTTGTACAGGGGGCTTGGTGTCAACAGTGATCACTCGGCAAGCGGGTGTTTCTAGCTTTTTCAAAGGATCTGTGATCTCATACGCAAACAGCGCAAAGGCTGAATTATTGGGGGTTCCAGAGCATCTGCTAAATGTAATTGGAGCTGTGAGCGAACCGGTGGCTAAGTACATGGCGCGGGGAGTTCGCAAGCAGTTTGGCAGCGATTGGGCCGTCAGTATTACCGGAATTGCGGGACCAGGTGGCGGACAGCCGGACAAGCCGGTGGGCACTGTGTGCTTTGCCGTGGTTGGCCCCGGAATTGAAGTCTTTTGTCGCCAACAGTTTGAGAACAACGGTCGAGAATTTATTCAAAAGGCCTCGGCTGAGTTTGCTCTCGAGTATTTATGGACACAGATTCATCAGGTGTAA
- a CDS encoding phosphatidylglycerophosphatase A translates to MTKKALIEFVATWFYLGRISKAPGTVGTLGALPFVWMAVQVGSLGYMIVTFILTLSAIFVADLYEVEMGVHDSKHVVIDEVVGYFIAMTWLPMTWQSFLAAFLLFRFFDILKPFPIGILDKKVKGGLGVVVDDVAAGLITNILLQIVFTKTNWLGYQLTLQ, encoded by the coding sequence ATGACGAAAAAAGCACTGATAGAATTCGTAGCTACATGGTTTTACCTGGGGCGCATTTCGAAGGCGCCAGGAACTGTCGGTACGCTCGGGGCATTGCCCTTTGTGTGGATGGCCGTTCAGGTGGGTTCTTTGGGGTACATGATTGTGACCTTTATTTTAACGCTGTCAGCCATCTTTGTGGCCGACCTGTATGAGGTCGAAATGGGCGTTCACGACAGCAAGCACGTGGTTATCGATGAGGTTGTGGGTTACTTTATCGCCATGACTTGGTTGCCAATGACCTGGCAATCATTCTTGGCTGCGTTTTTGCTGTTCCGTTTTTTTGATATTTTAAAGCCCTTTCCCATTGGTATTCTCGATAAAAAAGTAAAAGGCGGCTTGGGCGTGGTTGTGGATGATGTGGCCGCCGGATTGATTACAAATATTCTTCTGCAAATAGTGTTTACCAAAACCAACTGGCTGGGCTATCAATTGACCCTACAGTGA
- a CDS encoding PilT/PilU family type 4a pilus ATPase — translation MDTSTTASYSLDEMLKIAMQKGASDVHLKAGTIPIMRKHGHLRPLSSKFLPISGEALEKIAFSLMDEGQKEQFIRDKDLDIAYGISGLGRFRINVLKQRGSIRMVIRAIPDKVTSIQDLNLPPIVEKIANLERGLILLTGATGSGKTSTLAAVIDHINRTKSKHIIMIEDPTEFLIRDRRSIITQRELGMDTNSFSKSLRAALRQDPDVILIGEMRDRETIEIALLAAETGHLVLSSLHTLDAQETVNRILAAFEPHQQLQVRMQLANVLKAVVSQRLGRKKDKTGFIPVVEILLNNPRIQELIGDPARTKEIQNVIEESASWGMQTFDKHLLELVAKNIIDYEEALSLSSNPENFAIRYQGVGRGEATQAWENTDFRHRVQKNWQNLTELELEELTQFDKRREKKKKNG, via the coding sequence ATGGATACTTCGACCACCGCCTCCTACAGCCTTGATGAGATGTTGAAAATTGCTATGCAAAAGGGAGCTAGTGATGTGCACCTCAAAGCCGGCACTATTCCGATTATGCGCAAACATGGTCATCTACGCCCCCTGTCTTCAAAATTTCTGCCCATCTCAGGCGAGGCCCTCGAAAAAATCGCCTTTTCACTTATGGACGAGGGCCAAAAAGAACAGTTTATCCGAGATAAAGACCTCGACATAGCCTATGGAATTTCTGGCCTGGGACGTTTTCGAATCAATGTATTAAAACAACGTGGCAGCATCCGAATGGTGATTCGTGCCATTCCTGATAAGGTGACCTCCATACAAGACTTAAACCTTCCTCCCATTGTTGAGAAAATTGCAAACCTTGAACGCGGCCTTATCTTGCTCACCGGCGCTACCGGGTCAGGAAAAACATCCACTCTGGCTGCTGTTATTGACCACATCAATCGCACGAAAAGTAAACACATAATCATGATTGAAGACCCCACTGAGTTTTTAATCCGCGACCGTCGAAGTATCATCACCCAACGAGAATTGGGAATGGATACCAATAGTTTTTCTAAATCTCTACGAGCGGCACTGAGACAAGATCCTGATGTTATTCTCATTGGTGAAATGCGTGATCGAGAAACCATTGAAATTGCCCTTTTGGCAGCAGAGACGGGGCACCTTGTGCTGTCGTCGCTTCATACCCTCGATGCACAAGAGACTGTGAATCGAATACTTGCGGCCTTTGAGCCCCACCAACAGTTGCAAGTGCGCATGCAGCTTGCCAATGTATTGAAAGCGGTTGTCAGTCAGCGGCTGGGTCGCAAGAAAGATAAAACCGGCTTTATCCCCGTTGTGGAGATACTACTTAATAATCCCCGCATTCAAGAACTCATCGGTGATCCCGCTCGAACAAAAGAAATTCAAAACGTCATTGAAGAAAGCGCCAGCTGGGGAATGCAAACTTTCGACAAACACCTGCTTGAACTTGTTGCCAAAAATATCATCGACTATGAAGAGGCTTTAAGTCTCTCTTCTAATCCTGAAAACTTTGCGATTCGCTACCAGGGCGTGGGCCGCGGCGAAGCCACTCAGGCCTGGGAAAACACGGATTTTCGTCACCGTGTGCAAAAAAACTGGCAGAACCTCACTGAATTGGAGTTGGAAGAGCTGACACAGTTTGATAAAAGGAGAGAGAAAAAGAAAAAGAACGGATAG
- a CDS encoding regulatory protein RecX — MSDSDTPKYSPTEDVPSVEQQKINALNKLADYLARRDHSTLELTSKLRQKGYSQEIINWAVSEAEERRWLSDPYELSERVSATLHRKDRGILYINRYLQEKGLPPVEKDFDLERQKALRVIERKLNKVGNLSYAEKQKAYKYLSYRGFDDETTKKVIYEKS, encoded by the coding sequence GTGAGTGATTCGGACACACCTAAATATTCTCCCACCGAAGATGTTCCTTCTGTCGAACAACAAAAAATCAATGCCTTAAACAAACTGGCCGACTATTTGGCCCGCCGCGACCACTCCACCCTTGAGCTCACGTCAAAGCTTCGACAAAAGGGTTATTCGCAAGAAATCATTAATTGGGCCGTTAGTGAGGCCGAGGAGCGCCGCTGGCTCTCTGATCCCTATGAACTTTCAGAGCGCGTCAGCGCCACTCTGCACAGAAAGGATCGGGGTATTTTGTACATCAACCGATACCTTCAAGAAAAAGGTTTGCCGCCGGTGGAAAAAGATTTTGACCTTGAACGCCAAAAGGCCCTGCGAGTGATTGAAAGAAAACTCAACAAAGTGGGCAATTTGTCCTATGCGGAAAAGCAAAAAGCCTATAAATATTTGAGTTATAGGGGCTTTGATGACGAAACCACAAAGAAAGTGATCTATGAAAAGTCGTGA
- the alaS gene encoding alanine--tRNA ligase, with translation MKSREIRNQFFEYFKNQGHSQISSSRLIPEDDPTLLFTNAGMNQFKNVFLGLESRDFRRAVTSQKCVRAGGKHNDLENVGHTARHHTFFEMLGNFSFGDYFKKEAIHFAWEFITKELQLPKDRLYVSVFKDDDEAAEIWQKQEGVPADRIYRFGEKDNFWRMGDTGPCGPCSEIFYDLGPNVPGDPKQNVMGGEGDRYIEFWNLVFMQFNEDEQGNKTLLPNPSIDTGMGLERLTTILQGKLNNYHTDLFTPLIATVEKLTGHEYQYELDKLKGEEKRQAEATNVAMSVLADHARAAAFLIADGVLPANDGRGYVLRRIMRRAIRYGRNLSEDKSLYPAVVEEVIKTMSDPYSELTQQKGLITNTVKDEESRFLTTLDQGTQILRDELQKLSGRGRNTIPGDVAFRLYDTYGFPVDLTRLMAAEQSFTVDELNFQQRMKDAREKAKASWKAKSISSDAAHLIKFSQDILTKNGATQFTGYNDGVKETGHILALSDGQKVISQLKTGETGILVFDKTCFYAESGGQVGDTGTIEGPGGVADVLDCTKQNNIHLLHVKVTSGHFSSNDKCAQLVDERARRQTAANHSATHLLHAALRKTLGEHVTQAGSLVESRRLRFDFTHNKPLNADELQEIESLVNEQISLARPVTTKLMSFDDAVGSGALALFGEKYGDEVRVLDMGPFSVELCGGTHVNNTAMIRLFKIVGESGVSAGIRRVEAITSDMAARFLFQNANESLKTKDLVGLSQNWSKYIEEENSPLCDWAESTRAEIKTLQKEVQKLKGNQVSVESLIADAESFDASGIEAQLILADLEMDDRQLLSEISDKLRDKIKSGVVVIVGKGDDSHPIIVSVSKNLTKTVSAGQLLRSIAEKMGGKGGGRPDFAQGAVKDRSHIQSAFDLARSTLQVRRYPVPF, from the coding sequence ATGAAAAGTCGTGAAATTCGCAATCAGTTTTTCGAATACTTCAAAAATCAAGGGCACAGTCAAATCTCCAGCTCTCGTTTGATCCCTGAAGATGACCCCACCTTATTGTTTACTAACGCCGGGATGAATCAGTTTAAAAATGTTTTTCTAGGTCTGGAGTCGCGAGATTTCCGTCGCGCGGTGACCTCTCAAAAATGTGTTCGCGCTGGTGGTAAACACAATGACTTAGAAAATGTGGGCCACACGGCCCGACATCATACTTTTTTTGAAATGTTGGGTAATTTTTCATTTGGCGACTATTTCAAGAAAGAAGCCATCCACTTTGCTTGGGAGTTCATCACCAAAGAATTGCAGCTACCTAAAGATCGTCTCTATGTTTCCGTATTTAAAGACGATGATGAGGCCGCTGAGATTTGGCAAAAACAAGAAGGCGTTCCCGCCGATCGTATTTACCGCTTTGGCGAAAAAGACAATTTCTGGAGAATGGGCGACACGGGCCCTTGCGGACCCTGCTCTGAAATTTTTTACGATCTTGGCCCTAATGTTCCCGGCGATCCGAAACAAAACGTCATGGGTGGCGAAGGCGATCGATACATCGAATTTTGGAATTTGGTGTTCATGCAATTTAACGAAGATGAACAGGGTAACAAAACCCTTTTACCTAATCCCTCTATTGATACAGGAATGGGCCTTGAGAGGCTGACCACCATTTTGCAAGGCAAGTTAAACAACTATCACACAGACTTGTTTACACCCTTGATTGCCACCGTGGAAAAACTTACCGGACACGAATACCAATATGAATTGGACAAACTCAAAGGTGAAGAAAAGCGGCAGGCTGAGGCCACCAATGTGGCCATGAGTGTGCTGGCTGATCACGCTCGAGCCGCGGCCTTTTTAATTGCTGATGGCGTGTTGCCGGCTAACGACGGCCGCGGCTATGTGCTCCGTCGAATCATGCGAAGGGCCATTCGTTACGGACGAAATCTTTCTGAAGATAAAAGCCTTTACCCTGCTGTGGTGGAGGAAGTGATAAAAACGATGAGTGATCCCTATTCAGAACTCACTCAGCAAAAAGGATTAATCACAAACACCGTCAAAGACGAAGAGTCTCGCTTTCTGACAACCCTAGACCAGGGAACCCAAATTCTTCGCGATGAACTGCAAAAGTTATCTGGCCGAGGAAGAAACACAATACCCGGCGACGTGGCTTTTCGCCTGTACGACACCTACGGGTTTCCTGTGGATTTAACTCGACTGATGGCGGCCGAACAGAGCTTTACAGTAGATGAACTTAACTTTCAGCAGCGAATGAAAGATGCCCGTGAAAAGGCCAAAGCCAGCTGGAAAGCAAAAAGCATTTCTAGCGATGCGGCTCACCTGATCAAGTTCAGCCAAGATATTCTCACTAAAAATGGCGCCACACAATTTACTGGCTACAATGATGGCGTAAAAGAAACCGGACATATTCTGGCCCTTTCCGATGGGCAAAAAGTGATTTCCCAATTGAAAACTGGAGAAACAGGAATACTGGTTTTTGACAAGACCTGCTTCTATGCAGAAAGCGGCGGGCAAGTGGGAGATACCGGAACTATCGAGGGGCCCGGCGGTGTGGCCGACGTTTTAGACTGCACCAAGCAAAACAACATTCACCTTCTTCATGTGAAGGTGACAAGCGGACACTTCAGCTCCAATGATAAATGTGCTCAGCTTGTGGACGAACGGGCCCGGCGACAAACGGCGGCCAATCATTCCGCCACCCACTTATTGCACGCGGCCCTACGAAAGACGTTAGGCGAACACGTCACCCAGGCTGGTTCTTTAGTGGAGTCCCGTCGCCTCCGATTTGATTTCACTCACAACAAACCGCTGAATGCTGATGAGTTGCAAGAAATTGAATCCCTAGTGAATGAGCAAATTTCTCTGGCTAGACCTGTGACCACAAAACTGATGTCCTTCGACGATGCCGTTGGTTCTGGAGCATTGGCCCTTTTCGGCGAAAAATACGGCGATGAAGTTCGCGTTTTAGATATGGGTCCTTTTTCAGTTGAACTCTGTGGGGGCACTCACGTGAATAACACGGCAATGATCCGACTTTTTAAAATTGTTGGCGAAAGCGGCGTGAGCGCGGGAATTCGACGAGTGGAAGCCATCACTAGTGACATGGCCGCTCGTTTTCTTTTTCAAAACGCCAATGAATCCTTAAAAACCAAAGACTTGGTTGGCCTCAGTCAAAACTGGAGCAAATACATTGAAGAGGAGAACAGTCCACTTTGTGATTGGGCCGAATCCACGCGAGCTGAAATCAAAACGTTACAAAAAGAAGTGCAGAAACTCAAAGGCAACCAGGTGAGCGTAGAATCTCTCATTGCCGATGCGGAGTCCTTTGACGCTAGCGGGATCGAGGCGCAACTCATACTCGCCGACCTAGAAATGGACGATCGCCAACTGCTCAGTGAAATCAGCGACAAGTTGCGCGATAAGATTAAATCGGGTGTGGTTGTTATTGTGGGCAAGGGAGACGACAGTCACCCCATCATTGTTAGCGTTTCAAAAAACCTGACGAAAACAGTGAGCGCTGGACAACTTCTTCGATCTATTGCTGAAAAAATGGGCGGAAAAGGTGGCGGAAGACCTGATTTTGCCCAAGGTGCCGTTAAAGACCGAAGTCACATTCAATCGGCCTTTGATTTAGCCCGATCCACTTTGCAGGTCAGAAGGTACCCGGTTCCATTCTGA
- a CDS encoding helix-turn-helix transcriptional regulator has product MSDFITTDEQKVKIYTIAATMKQSGLSDRFISSAVRLAEYYEGVFDLFELWAEEEGSQEKKSIIADIQEEIDEFREQPNEPLKKPYISYKDLEGISKDIRSYKDFLRSKVDKWGGITKLAAETGIPQPSLSRFFSSNSMPRRTTIYKIANALNLSEAEVIAEWAA; this is encoded by the coding sequence ATGAGCGATTTTATAACAACTGACGAACAAAAAGTAAAAATTTATACGATTGCGGCCACTATGAAGCAAAGTGGTCTATCTGATAGGTTCATTTCTAGTGCAGTAAGATTAGCTGAATATTACGAAGGCGTTTTTGACCTCTTTGAATTATGGGCTGAAGAGGAAGGTTCTCAAGAGAAGAAAAGTATCATCGCTGATATCCAAGAGGAAATCGATGAATTTCGAGAGCAACCTAATGAGCCTCTGAAGAAGCCTTACATCTCTTACAAGGATTTAGAGGGAATCTCGAAAGATATTAGATCCTATAAAGACTTTCTTCGAAGTAAGGTCGATAAATGGGGTGGAATTACAAAGCTAGCGGCAGAAACAGGAATACCTCAACCATCATTGAGTAGGTTTTTTAGCTCTAATTCTATGCCTCGAAGAACAACTATTTACAAAATTGCTAACGCCCTAAATCTGTCTGAGGCTGAGGTGATTGCTGAATGGGCAGCTTGA